The Candidatus Dependentiae bacterium genomic sequence GCGGCAACATCTTGAGCTACTGCTAACGGCGAGATGTTTTGGGTGTCTAGTTGATACACTGCATAGGGATGAAAATTGATTTCACGCATATGAGAAACACCATCCCAATTATCAGGATCGTGCGTCCAGTGCTCAGGACTGAAGGGAAATAATTGTCTGTTTTTTGCAACCTGTGAGCGAACAGTGCTTTGCATTCTTTGAACTGCACGAGAGCACTGACTTTTAAGATCACAATCTTCATTTTCTGCACGTTCCTGAGCGCTCAGTTGGCGATGGGCGGGAACAACCGTTGGCTGTGTGTAAAAAAATATTGGTTCGTGATAGACCGTTGATTGATAGGTCTGAATCGAAAACTGACCGCTCGAAAAAAACGATGGCGGTTGTGGCGGCGGCTGCAAAATAATGCGATGTCCAGGAGAAAGATAATCACGTGAATAATTATGCGTCCATGAATCGGCTGTACACCATGAAATACTGCTCAAAAACAGGAACAAAGAAGAGACAACCATACAAACACTTTCATGAATCATTCATGCTGTCAAAATCATGCTAGTTGCTTTTTGCGCATGGCAGAACAGTTTATGGAAATGTTAACTGAGTGATGCTGGTGAAAATGGTCGTAAGTGATATGTGATATACGATTCAGGCGATTTAGTTGGGATTGCGGGTGGGACAAACTTTACACAGAGTTTTTCTATTTCAAGAAACCGCTTAAGAAAGGTTTGATAGATTGTAGAATCGCAAATTACGAGCGCATCTTCAAAATTAAAAACATTTGCTCCAACTGTCCAGTTGTAAGAGCCAACCCATACCTTTCCATTAACGAGTGCGAACTTATGATGCATTAATCGAGATCGAACAAACCCTTTGCTGAGAGGGTAGTCTTGTGGTGTAAAAACTTTAAGACCGTAAAAGTAGAGTTGCTTGAGTTTGCTGTACACAGTTTTGCTGGTGTGGGAGTCTGAAATAATTCGTACGTCTACTTTTCGTTCATGAGCTCTGATTAAGGCATTTGCTATGTTTTGATCAGACAGATAGTAGATTGCGGCGTAGATTTTGTCAGTTGTTTGATCGATTTCTTTAATTAAATAGCCAGCTGGTCTATCATCTGGTGCAAAGTAAACTTGAATGGGTGTTGCGCTGGCGTTGTTTTCTAAACACATTAAACCAATAAAAAAAAGCATGCGGGAGCAAAGATTCATACGGTTTTTTAAATAAAAAATTTGAAGTGTTTGTGCAGCGTATAGTGGCGTTGAGTGAAAAATAAACAAACACGTTGGATAGCTTTAGCGTAGTGGTGGGTTGTATGAGAAATAGTATTGTGTTATTTGGCCTTTTATGGTCGATGTCTGTTTGTGGATCAAAACAAGAAACTCACGATCCAATGATTGATCATATAAAAGAAATAACAACAAGCTTGCAGGCTGTTATAAAAAAAATGACCGAAGAGTCTGACAAAAAAATTCTTTATGATGTTTTGGATAAAATTGGAGCGATCCAGCGAGCGCATAAAGATTTACAAACTCGCTGTGATGAGCTTGAGCTTGCAGCAAAACCTCCCGCAACTAATATTAATACTTCTTCTGTGGCTCAGAAGGTTGGTTTGGTTACTCTGGAAAATCTTAAAAAAGATTCTACGCCGCCAGCGCCGAGCAATACGGGTTCAAGTCCATCTACACAAAATACTCAACAATCAGCTACTTCTTCGGGTCAAAATGATGATTTAGCTAAAATGTTAGAAATGTTGAAAGCGTCAACTCCTCCAGCGCCTCAAGTAACGCAACCTCCAGCTCCGGTAGGCATTCAGCCTGCGCCAGCAGAAATAAAATCGCCAGAAGTGAAAAAAACCTTAGAAATTACATCGGAATTACCGAGTCCTGCTAGTTTGGCCACTCAGGCATTGAGGGTTGAACCTCTTCTAATTGCACCAGTAATACCTCCGTCGATACCAGATGCGACGCAGGAGCAGCCACAAGTACCAACTGTAGATGAACAGAAAGCGACTACTCCAGAGCCAGCGGCGGAGCAGATTCCAGCAGTCGAAGTGTTACCAATTCCCGAGGTCCCCCAAGAATCAGCTCCTGAAGTAGGGCCGTCTTTGGAGCAAACAAAAACGCCTGAAAAACCTACCGATTCTGTTTCATCTGGTGAGGTTGACTTGCCAGCACTTCCAGAGTTGCCTGCGGTATAAAAAACGTTGTTTTTTTGACCCTTTTGCGTTGTCTTGAGTGTGAGCGTATACTTATTAGATTGTTTAATGTTTTTTAATTTAAAAATATATGATTTTAGTAAGTGGACTGTCGTTGCGGTATGGTACGCGCGATATTTTTGATAACGTTTCTTTTTCCCTTAAGCGTGGGATGTCTTTGGGTCTTGTTGGTAGGAATGGGGCTGGAAAATCAACGCTTTTAAGGATTTTAGCAGGATACGAAAAAGCAGATTCTGGAAGTATTTCGATAGAAAATGGCAAAAAAATGGCCTATCTTCCACAGGAAGTTGTATTGACCTCGGATCGTACGGTTTTTGATGAAGCTTTTGCCGTTTTTGATGAGCTTGATCGTGATTTGGAAGAGCTAAAAAAGCTAGAGGCTTTGATAGAAAAAGGTGAACTGTATGAAATTGATGATATTGAACGGTATGCAGCGCTTCATGAGCGTCTTGCAAATGCCGATAAGCATGCAGCCTTAAAGCAAACGCTATTGGTTCTTTCTGGCCTAGGGTTTGACGAATTTAAGCAAAAACAATCGGTTTCGGAGTTGAGTACGGGCTGGAAAATGCGACTTGTTTTGGCAAAATTGTTGTTACAAAAAGCAGATTTTTATTGTTTTGACGAACCAACTAACCACTTGGATATTGTTGCTAAAGACTGGTTCTTAAAATTTCTTAAAAGTGATGTGAAATCGTATCTTTTGGTGACTCACGATCGGTATTTCCTTGATCATGCGTGTAATGAAGTTTTGGAAGTAGAAAATGGTGAAATTACTTGGTACAAAGGCAATTATTCTCAGTATGTTGAGCAAAAGGATGCAGAACGTGAACGATTGGTTCAGGCATCAAAATTGCAGCAGCGAGATATTGAGCGCAAAGAAGAATTGATTGCAAAGTTTAAGGCTAAAGCTTCAAAGGCAGCGTTTGCGCGAAGCTTGCAACGGAAACTTGATGATATGGAAGTGATTGAGATTCCGCCCGTTCTTCCAACAGTTCATTTTTCGTTTGCTGGTGTAGAGCAGTCGGGGGCTCATCCGCTGCGTATCAAAAATCTTGCGATGCAATTTGGGGATAAAAAACTTTTTTCTGGTGTTGAGTGTGAAATTCAGCGAGGCGAAAAAGTTGCCTTAGTTGCGGCAAACGGTGTTGGTAAATCAACACTCATGAATATTTTGGCCGATAAGTTAAAACCTACTGTTGGAGAATTTGCGTGGGGCTATAATACAAAAATGGCCTATTTTGAGCAGGATCAGCTGTTGGCGTTGGATCAAAATAAAACAATTTTGGAAGAAATAACTGCAAACTGTGCGCGGGTAAGTGAATCAGAGATGCGTCGCATGTTGGGATGTTTTCTTTTCTCTGGTGATGATGTTCATAAAAAAATTCGCGTGCTCAGTGGTGGCGAACAAAATCGCGTTGCGATGGTAAAAGTGTTGCTTCAAAAATCAAATTTCCTTTTGCTTGATGAACCGACAAACCATTTGGATCTTTTTATTAAACATGTGTTATTGCAAGCGTTGACGCAGTACACCGGTACATTGTTATTTGTTTCTCACGATCAAGATTTTTTGAGTAAGCTTGCAACACGTATAATTGAATTAACGCCTCAAGGCTTGCGTGATTACAAGGGTAATTACGATTATTATTTGTGGTCAAAAGAAAAAGAAGCAAAAGAAGATGCGGCTCGGTTGGCAAGTCAACCAGAAGTAAAGCAAGTTCAAAAAAAACATGAAGTCGCTACCTCTCATGCCAAAATAAATTATGAAAAAGAGCTTGCGGCCCTTGATAAAAAAATTAAACACCTTGAAGGCGCGTTAGCGCAAAAAGCTCATCAACTTGAGGGGCACACATATGGAACTCAACCGTTTGTTGCAATAACAGCTGAACTTGAGCTGATGCAAAAACAACTTACAGAATTAAATGGCGAGTGGGATCTGTTGTTTGAGGCACAATCAAGCCAAGAAAAATAGGGAATTTATTTGCAGAAAGAGTTCTGCAAAATTGTGCGATTCAGGCAGTATCAAAAAAGTTGCAAGAAGTAATGTTTCTTGCAATTTTTTTGATTTTATAAATAGTTTGTTTTTTATTTTTTCTGTTTGTTACAGTTCGCTTTAGCAATGGTCTAAGGCGTGCTTAATGAATAGGAAAAAATGAGTACAAGTTGGGTAAAAAAAGTTTTATTGTTGTTGTGCGTTGCAAGTGCATTTGGAGTGTTTTGTCCTCGAGGGCGGCAGTTGGTTCGGACTGACAGACTAAGGCCGGATTTTTTCTCTGCTGATCCAGGCTTGCGAGCAAGCGCAAGGGCGCGAAAAGAATTAGCTTTTGTTGAAAAAGCTCAAGAGTTGAACGCTGCAGATGATGTGATTTGTTTGTGTGGTTGTGTTGGGTGTGGCTGTTCAGTTGATGAATCTTCAGACGCTGTACTGGCTGATGAAATGCATGAAATCTTGAGTGATGCTTTGTCATTTTTTTCTTCAATTATTTTGAATTTGTTAGAGGTTAAAGATCTAGAAGCAAAGAAAGTCCTTTTACGTCTTTCGGCGTGGATGAAAAAAATTGAATCAGAAAGAGCTGTCGTTGGTAGCACGTTGTTAGACCTACTCATCACAGATCAACCGATCTTGGGGCCGAAAGGTTATGGAATTGATTGTGTTGAAGCTGTTAACGTGATTGATGTTAATAAATTTGTAAATACGACAATTGGTGTTGGTTTTGACGAACTTTGTGAACTGCATAAAGATGATTCTCCTCAGGTTGTGAGCTTGATTAAAGATTTTTGTGAATTGTTCGAAAAGCTTTTTCCAGCTTCACCGCAGATGCAAGCATTAATCCTTTTTGTTCAAATGTTTTGGGCTGATGTTGCCGTGGGTAAACCTGCAAGAGCTGCAAGTTCTTCTCGAGTAGGATTGCCTCTGCGAACTCCTCCTCGAGGGTTGCAAAAAAGTTCACGTCAAATATTTAAGCCATCGCCTTCTAGGTCTGCAAGCTCTGCAGGATCACTTGGTTCGTTGGTTGAAGAGTTTGGTGGTGGATGGGGCTTTTATCCTCTTTGTGAAGTGGAAGATTCTCGTCCTGGATTGGGTGAGGCTCTAAGAGATTCTGATGATTCAGAAGCTTCTGAAGCTTCTGTTGATTCAGATGATACGAGTGTTTCAGGTGATTTAGGTGACAGGTCTTTAAGGCCTGGTAATGGGTTTGCTTTTTGTATGCCGCGAGCAGGTGCTCCGGCTACGGTATCCTTTTTAGAACCTGTTGGTGGTAGAGTGGATAGGGCTTCTCGGGATAAAGAAAACCCTACAACAAGAAAGCGTCCAAGACAAAGAGAAGATTAATCAGATCATTTAACGTTATTTTATAGAGGGACATCTGTTAGCAGGTGTCCCTCTATAATTTAGGCCAGTGTATTATTTTTTAAGTATTCAGCTGATTTTTTTGCAATATCAGCAAGAGCTTTTTTGGTTTCTTCGATATCAACGCTGTCTGGGGCATCAGATGTTTTTGGGGTAGATGTTGAGAGTGGTAATGGCGTTGGAGTTGGTGTTGGAGAGATTACCGGCGCTTGCGGTGTTGATGGTGGATTGCTTATTTGTGAATTTTGAATTGATTCGGTAGCGAAAAGCTCCAGCTCTTCACGTAATTCTTTTTCGGCTTCTATTTTTGCCTTAAAGATTGCTTCTTCTTTTGAGATGTCGCCTTCGTTTTGATTTCCTTGTTTTAGCAGCATTATTTTAAGGTCATGAATTTGTTTTTCAAGATCTTCGCGAACATTAGCCAGAGCTTTGACTGCGATTTTTTGTGATTTAACATTTTGCTGGCTAAGTTCTCGTCTGAGTTGTTCGAGTTGAACGGTGAGATCTGCAACTTGCTTGTTTTTTGAATCAAGCTGTGTTGACAGTTCTCGTCGCTGATTGTCCAACTTATTGTTTTCGTCTGAGAGTTTCTTCTTTTCGCTTTCTGCTTGTTCTTGCTTGAATTTTATTTGCTCCATTTGTAGCTCAAGTTCGCGACGTTTATGTTGTTCTTCGTCTAGATTTTTTTCGATGGTACGCTTCTTTTCTTGAAGGTCATCTATTTTTTTGGTGAGCTCGCTCAGCTGCGTTTGTAAGTCTTTTTTCTCTTGGCTGGTTTTTGCAGAATCGGTTGTCATGTTATCGAGTCGTGTTTTGATATCTTTTGCTTCTGTTTGAGCTTGTGTGAGTTGTGCTTCTACTTTTGTTCTTTCAGCTTTGAGTGATGAAATGTCTTGAGACGTTGTTTGTTCTAATTTTTTTAGTTTTTCTTCGGAGGATTTCTTTTCAGAGACTGCTGTTGAAATATCATTTTTCAAGAGATTCATTTTGTCTTTATTTGTTCCGATAGACATTTCAAGCTCAAGAACACGTCTGTTTCGCTCTTCAATTGTTTTTTTAGCGTCATCAAGTTTTTTTTGAAGTTTATTAACCATTGAATTTCCCGGAGTTGCTTTAAGGTATGCCGGATCTTTTGATTCAGCGATTGCGGCTTTTACTATTTCTATATATTCGCTTGTGTCTGAAGGGAGTTCTCCATTCCACTCATCTGGATCGGTAAGCCTTGAGTTGAGCTCGTAAAGCAGTACAGTTGAGGCTCTATCAAATTCTGATTTGGAAGCTTTTTTGATGTTGATTTCTTTGCTTAGCAATGGAATCGAAATACGTTGAGCTTTGAGCAGAAGTTCAAGTCGGCTATTTCGATCTAAAATAGCTTTGTAGTGTTCGTCATCAACTAATTTGGCGTGAGCCATTGTTTTTTCAAACCAATCGCGTTGAGCATTAAATAATTCTTTGAAATCTTGTAACTCTGCTTCATCTTCTTCCCCTGAGGCAATGGTGTCTGCAAGCTCCGTTGAAAGTCTGTTAAATCGAGCTGTTTCTGTAAGTTTCCAGTCAAGTGAAATAAGCTCTTGATCTTCTGAAGCAAGTAATTCTTTTGCATTAAGTCGTTCTAGTTCTTCGGCGATAGCTTTTTGTTTTTCGGTTATTTTTTCTAGTTCTTCTTGCCGTTGCATAGCTAATAATTTTTGTTCTTTTTTTTGTTTAAGTTCTGCTATTTCGCGATCTGTTTCTTCTTGAATTTGTTTTAATTTTTCATCAAACATTCCTGCAGGCTCTGGAAGAGCTTCTGTGATTACTGGTTCTACTATTTTTTTTTCAGGCGCAGGAGTTGTTTTTTTTGTTTTTTTCGCAGGCGTCATTTTGTTGGATACGCTTTTCTCTGAAAAAGGTTCTGCTATTTCATCTACAGGGGGAGTTGTTTTAGTATTGGTTTTGATGAGTGATGAACTGTCATCATCAGATCGTATGATTCGTGATGATAAATCTGGGAAGAAGAGTGCTAGAAGGGTAATAAAGAGAAGGGTAAAACGTTTCACGGGTTAGTATTCCTTTTTTATATTTTAAAAATAACCACCGACAGCTGCAGAGTGTAAAAAAGAGTTTTGTTATCTTGCAATTGTTCTGGTAATTGCTTCCTGTTTATATGCCTGGTAATTTGAAAGGAAAATAATTTTTTTTGTGTAAAAACATGCATGCGTAAAGTTCAATATTTTCTTATTTCTACGTGCCTTCTATTTCTTGGAGTGTTTTTACTTTTATTAATAAAGAAGGCTGATATTAAACCTTTTTTGCCTGTTTTTTTTGATAAATCAAAAGAACACCGGATAGTTGTTTTTGTCCATGGAACATTTGGAGTTATTGCTGGACTGGCAAGTGCACCTTCTTTGTGGAGAGATAAATTAGAAGGGAGTATTTATAGACGAATTGTTTCCTTGATGAGACGAAAAAATTTTTTTTATTCAAGTCAGCCGCTTCTTGGTCTTGGCTTAATTGGTTTTGAGTCATCAAGTAAAAGCAGTGGTTTTTTGGATAAATTTGCCATAAAACCCATCGCGTATTGTTATGAGGAATGTGCAAAGTTAGCTCAAAATGATTCAGAAATTAGACATTACTATGGATTTGGATGGAGTGGATTGTTGAGCCAAAAAAGTCGTCGAAGAGCATCTGTTCGCTTGCTAAATCAATTGCATCAAGAGATTTTGAAATTTAGAAGAAATGGTATAGAGCCAAAAATAACTCTTTTGTGCCATTCTCACGGAGGAAATGTGGCACTCAATATGGGAATAATCGCCTATTTACTAAAAAAAGAATCAAACGAGCTCTTTGATTGCGTTAAAGTTTCTGATGCAATTCAGAAAAATGAAGATTTGCTTGCTTCGCTTTCGCCTGAATTGCCATTAAAAAAAGAAGATTTGAAGTGGATGTATCGGCCTGCAGTTCCTGATTGGAATGTTGAGGAACTTGTTTTGTTGGCAACCCCCTTGCAGGAAGAAACAGATACTGGAATCATGACATCTTTTTTTAAGCAAATTGATAGTTTTTATTCATTTGCTGATCATATTCAAACGAGAGATATTGTTTCGACCAAGAATTCTTTGAGTAATCATCGATTCACAGAAATTGAAGAAATTTTAGAAAAAAAAGAAATCGATATGCCGTGCAAGGTTCGTCAAATTAGACTTATGTATGGCCGTGCATTTTCGCCTGATGGAGAGCGAATAGTTTTACGGAGTGGTTTTTTGAGCGATCCTGGACATAAGGATTTTTGGCACTTAATATATCCGCTTAATTTTAGAAGAAGTCTTTTGCGGCCTGTTCCTCTTGTTGCGTTGTATCCCGTATTTAAAAAAATACTTAATACGCTTAAATCAGAGCATGACGTAGATTTAAATATTTCAAGCGCCAATGATGTCATCTGTTTTTCTCTTCAGCGGCATGATGAATTAGAGGTTATCGCAAGAGATGTACATGATAGACATTTTTTTAAAGAGTTGCGTCGGATGCTGTATGGATGGCGACAAAAGGGCTTAATGTATCAGATTATGGGTGCATTATATTTATTGTAGGGGTGTAGAGTGCGAAAAATAATTATTGGTTTTGTCGTGTTTCTCTTTTTTGTTATCGCGACATGGTTTATGTGGTTAAAATTTTCTTTTACATCAGAAAAAAAAGAACCGGTTATTGTTGAGATTTTAGACAAAAACAAAGAACATCGATTGATCGTTTTTATTCATGGCACTTTTGGCTCTAGTTTATCGTTATTGGATGCGCCATCGGTCATGCGTGACAATATCAAGGGTTCTGTGTATGCAAAAACTGCACGAAGTATGCGAAAGGATACTTTTTTTTATAGTGCTCAGCCATTAATGGAGCGAGGATTGAAGTCTTTTGAGCCGACGTTTAATAGCAAGGAAACAGAAAAGCTTTTTGCGGTCTATCCAATTAGCAAAAGTTTTGATCTTTTTGCACAGCAAGTTGGGGGTGCAGATGAGCAGCGGCATTATTATGTTTTTGGCTGGAGTGGGTTGTTGAGTCAACACAAACGACGTCAGGAAGCAATTCGCTTTTTAAATGCACTTTCTGAGCAGATCGCTCGATTTAAGGAAAATGGTATTAACCCGAAGATAACAATTCTTGCGCATAGCCATGGTGGAAACTTAGTGTTAAATGCAGCGGCTTTTGTTTCGATTGTGAGAAATGAAGATATTTTTAATGGTGCGCGAACTCAGGAATTACTTGTTAAGAAAAAACTGGGTGAAATTTTGTGTGGGCTTGTGCCAAAAAATGCTGTTATTGGAAAAAAGGGGCAGAAGTATTTGGATTATGAGTTAGTAAATCCCGATTGGAATATTGATGAGCTTATTATGTTGGGGTCTCCAATTCAACCAGAGACTGATTTTGCCGTGCAATCATCGTTTTTAAAATCTGTTTTACATTGTTATTCAATCGCCGACAAGGTTCAATCGAGTGATTGGGTGAGCACGTCTCGGTATTATAGTGATCAGCGTTTTAATTGCTTGCAAAAAGAATTGCAGAATGCAGGTTTAAATCTGCCAGCTTCTTTAAAGCAGGTTCGAATCATGTTTGATCGTGAGGTTTCAGCAGAAGGCTCTTTCGAATTAAAAACAGATTTAAATAAAGATAAAACATGGTGGTCGTTATTGGTTGGAGACTTTCATAAAAACATAGAACGCATCGATCCGACACACAAGGAGCTTTGGTTTCTTGTTTCTCGCAAGGATGAAGAAAAATCTATTTTAAAACCACTTCCTATTTCTGTGTGCGCACCCGTGATTAGTGCATTGCTTAACTCAACTTCGTTAAATGATATCGATTTGAACATCGCGCATCGAAGTGATGATTTGACCTTTGACTTTTCTGAGCATGCAAGTGGAGTTGTAGTTGGTTCAAAAAAAATTGAATGGAATTTCTTTGATGTTATGCGAGCACAAGCTACTGCATGGGAAGCCGATGCTGAATTTTTGTCTCGCGAAGAGTCATTAATTTTTTCTCATTTGCGTGCTGTACAGCAGCCTTACGACGTGTTTTTGAGCTAATAACAATCAAGACTGGTTTTTTTTGTCGTCTTAGATATTCTTTAGCCAATATTTTATGCTTTCAGGGACGAGTTGTTCTTGCAGGTATAACGTTTAATTATGATAAAGCGGTAGTAAGTTATGCACATGATTAAGTCTTATTTTGCTCGCGTGATACCATTTTTTATGGTTCTTCTTCTGGTTTCTTCGGTGAGTTCAACATCGGTGTTTGAGACAAAAATTATTACGGATATTGTTATTCACGGTAACTCCTTGGTTCAAAACGATGCTATAGAGCAGCGGTTTTTGTATAAAAGGGGTGATGTATTTGATCCTTCGTTGTCGTCTGCAGCTATTAGTAAATTAAATTCGATGGGATATTTTTCTCAGATAAAAATAGAAAAAGAGGAAGATGATAACGATGGCGTTGTTTTGTACCTTTCTCTTTCTGAGAAAAAACCTTTTGTTTCTTTTGAAATTGTTGGAAATGAAAAAATTTCCACAAAAAAAATCGGTGAAAAACTAAAATTAAAAAAACGCGTTGCAATTGATGATGACGATGTAAAATTTTTTTGCTCGCAAATACAAAAATTGTATCGTGAAGAAAATTATCACAACACTTCAGTAAAGGGTGAACTTAAAAAATCTGAAGATTCTGATGGGCTTGATCTTTTGATTACGATTGAAGAGGGAAAACCATCGCAGATTCGAGAAATTTGTTTTGTTGGAGTAACCAAAATTCCAGAATGGCGTTTGAGATCGACTTTATTGACTAAGGAGTTGTGGCTTT encodes the following:
- a CDS encoding ABC-F family ATP-binding cassette domain-containing protein, coding for MILVSGLSLRYGTRDIFDNVSFSLKRGMSLGLVGRNGAGKSTLLRILAGYEKADSGSISIENGKKMAYLPQEVVLTSDRTVFDEAFAVFDELDRDLEELKKLEALIEKGELYEIDDIERYAALHERLANADKHAALKQTLLVLSGLGFDEFKQKQSVSELSTGWKMRLVLAKLLLQKADFYCFDEPTNHLDIVAKDWFLKFLKSDVKSYLLVTHDRYFLDHACNEVLEVENGEITWYKGNYSQYVEQKDAERERLVQASKLQQRDIERKEELIAKFKAKASKAAFARSLQRKLDDMEVIEIPPVLPTVHFSFAGVEQSGAHPLRIKNLAMQFGDKKLFSGVECEIQRGEKVALVAANGVGKSTLMNILADKLKPTVGEFAWGYNTKMAYFEQDQLLALDQNKTILEEITANCARVSESEMRRMLGCFLFSGDDVHKKIRVLSGGEQNRVAMVKVLLQKSNFLLLDEPTNHLDLFIKHVLLQALTQYTGTLLFVSHDQDFLSKLATRIIELTPQGLRDYKGNYDYYLWSKEKEAKEDAARLASQPEVKQVQKKHEVATSHAKINYEKELAALDKKIKHLEGALAQKAHQLEGHTYGTQPFVAITAELELMQKQLTELNGEWDLLFEAQSSQEK